The nucleotide sequence CCTCGCCGCGGGGGCCCCGCTGGGGAGGGGAAGTGGTTGTCCGAGGGGTGCTGTTCGTCCCCGGGAGAGGATGAGGACTACCCCGTCCCTCCAGGCTGCTGGGCGCGACGGGGTAGATCCGTGCGTGCAGCTCCCCCAGCACGAGCTCCGTCGCCGACGGTCCCAGGGCGCCGGCCTCCACGTGACGAGGTGCCGGTCAGGGCATCGCGTCGTCGTTCCACGACCCGTCATGGTTCTCGGTGGCTGTGTCATCGGTGTGCCGGCGGGTGAGCTGGGCGGAGCGCTCGTCGTCGGGTTCGTCGACGGCGTCGCGGTAGGCGATCTCGTCGAGGACGCGGCGGGCGTGCTGGACCGGCTGCTCGGCCTGCTCGGTCTCCGGGACCCGTACGACGCTGGGCACCGGTCCGGACAGTCTGAACCGGGTGGCGATGTCAACTGAAGTTGGCCCGGGGTGCCAGTCCTAGTCGGCTCCCGCGGCGGAGGTGCTCGTGGTGCTGGGTGACGAGCCCGGCCGCTGTCCAGGAGTGGCTTGATCTTGACGTTGTTGTCCGTCCAGCCACTACAGTTCGCGGAAGGCGATCGTCGATGCTGGGGCGCTCGACGCGCGAGAGCGTGCGTCGACTCGCGGCTCGGGTCGCGGGCAAGGGTTCTGGAAGGAGTGTGTTCTCGATGTCGACGGGCGCCCCGGTCGATGGGTTCACCCTGAGCTTCGACCGTCTGGGATCAGTTGGTCGGCCGCCGGTGGTCCTGCTTCATGGTTGGCCTGGGGACCGGACGGACATGGCGTCCGTCGCCGAGAGGCTTGGGGACGAGTTCGACGTCGTCGTGCCGGACCTGCGCGGTTTCGGCGCCTCGGACAAGCACCTCCGCGACCCCGGCGACTACTACAGCCTGGCGGCCCAGGCCCGCAGTGTCACGGGACTGATCGAAGAGCTGGGGCTCTCCCGAGTCGTGCTGGGCGGTTACGACATCGGCAGCAGGGTCGGTCAGCAGCTCGCGAAGGACAGGCCCGACCTGCTCAGCGCCATGGTCATCACGCCACCAGCTCCAGGCGTCGGATCACGGATTCTCAGCGACGGTCCGTTTCGCGAGTTCTGGTATCAGTCGTTCCATCATCTCGACCTGGCCGAGAAGCTCCTCGACGGGAAACCGGACGCTGTGCGGGACTACCTGGAGTACTTCTGGACCCACTGGTCCGGCCCTGACTTCATCGTGGACGCCGCCCGGCTTGAGCACCTGACGTCGGCGTATGGCCCCGCCGGCGCGTTCGTTGCTTCGATCGGGTACTACCGAGCGGCCGGAGACGTCGTGGCGCGCTATCTGGGCGAGACGGTCCCCGACGAGAAGATCATGGTCCCCACGAGGTTCCTGTGGGCCGAGCACGACCCCCTGTTCCTGGGCGCCTGGTCCGACCGTGTCGGAGAGTTCTTCGCGCAGGTCACCGTGCAGCCCGTGGATGGGGTCGGCCACTTCGTCCCGGTCGAGGCGCCCGACACATTCGCCGACGCCATCGTGCAAGCAAGCAGGTAAGCCACTGAGGGCCAGGTAGTCGGAGCCGTCTGAGACCGCGGAACACGGCAGGGGCCGAAAGATCACGTGGCCGCTCCTCGTCGGGCGCGGGCAAGTCGGTAGGACCGGGTGCCGGTTTCGATGATCAGGCCGGCGAAGGTGAGTCGGTCGATGATGGCGGCTCAGAGCCTGGGACCGGTGACAGTGTTGGTCCAGCCGGAGAAGGTCTGGTTGGAGGCGACTCCGGCTGGACCGACGGCGACCGTCGCCCAGGTCACGAAGCTCTCCGGGCTCGTCCCGCCGCGGTTCCGGGTCCTGGTACTCGCGGCGGCGTTCACCGGACTCCGCTGGGGTGAACTGGTCGCCCTGCGGCGCTGCGACATCGACCTCGACGGCGCCGCGGTCCACGTCTACCGGCGGCTCGCCGAACACAAGAACGGGGAGATCGAAGCGGGACCTACCAAGTCCGTCGCCGGGGCTCGCACCGTCGCCCTTCCCGAGGTCCTGGTGGGCGAGCTGCGTGGGCACATCGCCGAGTTCGCCGAGGAGGGCACCGAGGGCTTGGTGTTCACCGGCGACCGAGACGGCCCGCTACGTCGGGGCAACTTCCACCGCTCCACGGCCTGGACCCGGACGGTGGTCGCCGCCGGCCTGCCCAGCGGCTTCCACTTCCACGACCTCCGCCACACCGGCAACCACCTCGCCGCCACGGCCGGGGCCAGCACCCGTGAGCTGATGCACCGCATGGGCCACGGCTCGATGCGGGCCGCCCTGATCTACCAGCACGCCACCAGCGAGCGAGACCGCGCCATCGCGCGACGCCTCAACGACCTGGTCCAGCGCGACGAGGACGACGACGGCTAATTGCACGCTAGTTGCACGACAACGAAGACGGCGCCCCTCCCAAGATCGGGAGTGGGCGCCGTTTTCGCTGGTAGAACTACCTGAGCGGGCGACGGGAATCGAACCCGCGTAGCCAGTTTGGAAGGCAGCAGTGACCTCCCACACAAGCCGCTGGCCAGGGACTCCAGTAACCCGCGGGAGTGCTGAAGCCACGCTGCACGTCATGGATCGACGCTGGTTCGCACCACAGTTGATGCACGCGTCCCGCACTCCCGGACGGGACCCGGCACTCTGGTGATGATCAGCGTTAACACCCAGACCGTATTGATCGTCTTCACGGGTGCCGCCGACACGGTGGCACAAATCCAAGGAAGAGGACATCGTGAAGAAGATCAGCCGGCGCACTGCCGTACTCGTCGGCATCCCCCTCGGGCTCCTCCTCGCCGGCGGGATCGCCTTCGCCATCGTCGTGCTCACCACCACGATCGGCGGGGCGACCGGGTACATCGACTCCACCGCCTCGGCGAAGGTGGCCAGCGTGTCCGGCACCAAGAGCACGACCGACTGCCCGAACGTCACGGTCGACGGTGCCTCGGCCGTCTCGATCAACCCGCTGGTGTCGCGAACCCTCGTCGAGGGCAAGACCGCAGAGGTCATCCCCGGCTCCTGCTCCGCCACCATCCGGATCGAGAACACCGGACAGGTCCCCATCACCTCCTCGAAGTGGACCGCCGAGAAGCTCCCTACCGGATGGTCGATCACGCAGCCCTACAGCGCGACGATCACCATCGCCCCCGGCCAGACCGGCACGGTCCAGCTGACCGTCTCGGCGGGCTCCGCCGCGGCTGCCGGACCGATCACCGGCCGGATCGAGTCCACGACCTGACGGCTCCCTTGCATCCGACCGATCTCGGATCCGTCGTCGTCGAGTCGATCGAAGACGACATAGGCAGTGGGGGCGGCAGGAGTTTCATCAGACAACGGAGTAGGGAGCACTCCGGACACGACATCCCCGACAATCACCAGAGGGCCGGTCGCTC is from Pseudonocardia autotrophica and encodes:
- a CDS encoding NEW3 domain-containing protein: MKKISRRTAVLVGIPLGLLLAGGIAFAIVVLTTTIGGATGYIDSTASAKVASVSGTKSTTDCPNVTVDGASAVSINPLVSRTLVEGKTAEVIPGSCSATIRIENTGQVPITSSKWTAEKLPTGWSITQPYSATITIAPGQTGTVQLTVSAGSAAAAGPITGRIESTT
- a CDS encoding tyrosine-type recombinase/integrase; amino-acid sequence: MTVLVQPEKVWLEATPAGPTATVAQVTKLSGLVPPRFRVLVLAAAFTGLRWGELVALRRCDIDLDGAAVHVYRRLAEHKNGEIEAGPTKSVAGARTVALPEVLVGELRGHIAEFAEEGTEGLVFTGDRDGPLRRGNFHRSTAWTRTVVAAGLPSGFHFHDLRHTGNHLAATAGASTRELMHRMGHGSMRAALIYQHATSERDRAIARRLNDLVQRDEDDDG
- a CDS encoding alpha/beta fold hydrolase, with product MSTGAPVDGFTLSFDRLGSVGRPPVVLLHGWPGDRTDMASVAERLGDEFDVVVPDLRGFGASDKHLRDPGDYYSLAAQARSVTGLIEELGLSRVVLGGYDIGSRVGQQLAKDRPDLLSAMVITPPAPGVGSRILSDGPFREFWYQSFHHLDLAEKLLDGKPDAVRDYLEYFWTHWSGPDFIVDAARLEHLTSAYGPAGAFVASIGYYRAAGDVVARYLGETVPDEKIMVPTRFLWAEHDPLFLGAWSDRVGEFFAQVTVQPVDGVGHFVPVEAPDTFADAIVQASR